From the Streptomyces pluripotens genome, one window contains:
- a CDS encoding bifunctional glycosyltransferase/CDP-glycerol:glycerophosphate glycerophosphotransferase, which produces MPRFSVIVPCFKVQGFLRECLDSVLAQSFDDFELIAVDDRSPDGCGAILDEYAGRDTRVRVLHLPQNVGLGLARNAGLAQATGDYLLFLDSDDTLTPGALRAIADRLAETSGTSDPDGRDGRDGRDGPDVLVFDYARTYWWGGTRRNVLAHLLAEAGADTFDVSVYPQILDLLMVVWNKAYRREFVTEHGFTFPPGYYEDTPWTFPVMLGARRIAALDRICLHYRQRRQGNILSTTSRKHFDIHDQYERVFAFVALRPKLARWQPYLHRKMAEHCLDILAKPDRLPPADKAEFFRRTAEMFRRHKPEGAVVVGEAAVLEGSWTGYRLKRQSARARREVTRRTGEARRAVAARARTGWASLHARRSLDENLVVYSASSHRGVLGDPAAVYHTAREIAPQLRGVWVVRDTETAGQLPPDVEHVIVGSRRYLEVTARAKFFVNDVNWPGALAKRPGSVHIHTHQGTPLKYMGVDLLDKPGARLGLDVPQMLRRADRWDLSLVANRHSELVWERAYPCHFTSARTGSPRNDVLVSRDRGDFRQRHGIPEGNKVVLYAPTRRDYRRGGHVDRLDLARFAADLGEGFTLVVRLHPSLAGGPARGMGLTEQARRGIVVDATDEPRVEEVLLAADVLVTDYSAVMFDYAVLDRPIVLYADDWPAFVASRGAYVDITADPPGQVARSYRELAWLFASGSWRDEESARLRADFRDRFCEFDDGRAAERVVRTLLLGEAMPPVGVARIPGQSSGREVPASA; this is translated from the coding sequence GTGCCCCGCTTCAGTGTGATCGTGCCCTGCTTCAAGGTTCAGGGCTTCCTGCGTGAGTGCCTGGACTCGGTGCTGGCGCAGTCCTTCGACGACTTCGAGCTGATCGCCGTGGACGACCGCTCTCCGGACGGCTGCGGCGCGATCCTCGACGAGTACGCCGGGCGGGACACCCGGGTACGGGTGCTGCACCTGCCGCAGAACGTGGGCCTCGGCCTGGCCCGCAACGCGGGACTCGCCCAGGCCACCGGCGACTACCTGCTCTTCCTTGACAGCGACGACACCCTCACCCCGGGTGCGCTGCGGGCCATCGCCGACCGCCTGGCGGAGACCTCCGGCACCAGCGACCCCGACGGCCGCGACGGCCGCGACGGCCGCGACGGCCCCGATGTATTGGTGTTCGACTACGCGCGCACCTACTGGTGGGGCGGCACCCGGCGCAACGTGCTGGCACACCTCCTCGCCGAGGCGGGGGCGGACACGTTCGATGTCTCGGTGTATCCGCAGATCCTGGACCTGCTGATGGTGGTGTGGAACAAGGCCTACCGGCGGGAGTTCGTGACGGAGCACGGCTTCACGTTCCCACCCGGCTACTACGAGGACACCCCCTGGACCTTCCCGGTCATGCTCGGCGCCCGACGGATCGCCGCCCTGGACCGGATCTGCTTGCACTACCGGCAGCGTCGGCAGGGCAACATCCTGTCCACCACCAGTCGCAAGCACTTCGACATCCACGATCAGTACGAGCGGGTCTTCGCCTTTGTGGCACTGCGGCCCAAGCTGGCCCGGTGGCAGCCGTATCTGCACCGCAAGATGGCCGAGCACTGCCTGGACATCCTCGCCAAACCGGACCGGCTGCCGCCCGCCGACAAGGCGGAGTTCTTCCGACGCACGGCGGAGATGTTCCGTCGTCACAAGCCCGAGGGCGCCGTGGTCGTCGGCGAGGCCGCCGTGCTGGAGGGTTCCTGGACGGGATACCGGCTCAAGCGGCAGTCGGCGCGGGCCAGGAGGGAGGTGACCCGGCGGACGGGCGAGGCACGCCGAGCCGTGGCCGCACGGGCCCGCACCGGCTGGGCGTCACTGCACGCGCGGCGCTCCCTGGACGAGAACCTCGTGGTGTACTCGGCCTCCTCGCACCGGGGTGTACTGGGCGATCCTGCGGCCGTTTACCACACGGCGCGGGAGATCGCCCCGCAGCTGCGCGGGGTGTGGGTGGTCCGGGACACGGAGACCGCCGGACAGCTGCCGCCCGACGTGGAGCACGTGATCGTGGGTTCGCGGCGCTATCTGGAGGTCACCGCCCGGGCGAAGTTCTTCGTCAACGACGTCAACTGGCCCGGTGCACTGGCCAAGCGGCCGGGCAGCGTGCACATCCACACCCATCAGGGCACCCCGCTCAAGTACATGGGCGTCGACCTGCTGGACAAGCCGGGAGCCCGGCTCGGCTTGGACGTGCCGCAGATGCTGCGCCGGGCCGACCGCTGGGACCTCAGTCTGGTCGCCAACCGCCACTCCGAGCTGGTCTGGGAGCGGGCCTACCCGTGCCACTTCACCTCGGCGCGCACCGGCAGCCCCCGCAATGACGTGCTGGTCAGCCGTGATCGCGGTGACTTCAGGCAACGGCACGGCATCCCCGAGGGCAACAAGGTCGTGCTGTACGCACCGACCCGCCGGGACTACCGCAGGGGCGGCCACGTGGACCGGCTCGACCTGGCCAGGTTCGCGGCCGACCTCGGTGAGGGGTTCACGCTCGTGGTCCGGCTCCATCCGTCGCTGGCCGGCGGTCCCGCACGGGGCATGGGCCTCACGGAGCAGGCCCGGCGCGGGATCGTGGTCGACGCGACCGACGAACCCCGTGTCGAGGAGGTACTGCTCGCCGCCGACGTGCTGGTCACCGACTACTCGGCCGTGATGTTCGACTACGCCGTCCTGGACCGGCCGATCGTGCTCTATGCCGATGACTGGCCCGCATTCGTGGCGAGCCGTGGTGCGTATGTCGACATCACGGCCGACCCGCCGGGTCAGGTCGCCCGTTCCTACCGGGAGCTGGCCTGGCTGTTCGCCTCGGGCTCGTGGCGGGACGAGGAGTCGGCGCGGCTACGGGCGGACTTCCGGGACCGGTTCTGCGAGTTCGATGACGGGCGGGCCGCCGAGCGCGTGGTGCGGACGCTGTTGCTGGGAGAGGCGATGCCCCCGGTGGGGGTCGCACGGATCCCGGGCCAGTCCTCCGGCCGGGAGGTGCCGGCATCGGCGTAG
- a CDS encoding MarR family winged helix-turn-helix transcriptional regulator, translating into MTATPPPATPSGTPPGDVGWLRLDRQICFSLHAASRAFNGVYRVILKDLGLTYPQYLVMLVLWEEGDLPVKKLGEHLRLDSGTLSPLIKRLEGAGLVRRERSAHDERSVRVRPTEEGIALRDRALEVPRRIVAATGFDLEEIAELRTRLDQLTTALDAAASAQARDVR; encoded by the coding sequence ATGACCGCCACGCCGCCTCCTGCCACCCCCTCCGGTACGCCCCCGGGCGATGTCGGCTGGCTCCGTCTGGACCGCCAGATCTGCTTCTCCCTGCACGCGGCGTCCCGCGCCTTCAACGGCGTCTACCGAGTGATCCTCAAGGACCTCGGGCTCACCTACCCGCAGTACCTGGTCATGCTGGTGCTGTGGGAAGAGGGCGACCTGCCCGTCAAGAAGCTCGGCGAGCACCTGCGGCTCGATTCCGGCACGCTGTCCCCGCTGATCAAGCGGTTGGAAGGGGCCGGCCTCGTACGACGCGAGCGCAGCGCGCACGACGAGCGGTCGGTTCGGGTGCGGCCCACTGAGGAGGGCATCGCATTGCGCGATCGCGCCCTGGAAGTACCACGGCGGATCGTGGCGGCGACCGGCTTCGACCTGGAGGAGATCGCCGAGCTCCGCACACGGCTCGACCAGCTCACCACCGCCCTGGACGCGGCAGCATCGGCACAGGCGCGGGACGTTCGCTGA
- a CDS encoding organic hydroperoxide resistance protein has protein sequence MDALYTAVATATHGREGRAVSSDGKIDLALAMPVELGGTGQGTNPEQLFAAGYAACFGSALGLVGRQAKVDVSDAAVTAEVGIGKQGEGFGLKVTLRVELPGTVDEPTGRKLVETAHQVCPYSNATRGNIDVELVIE, from the coding sequence ATGGATGCGCTCTACACCGCTGTCGCCACCGCCACCCACGGCCGCGAGGGCCGTGCCGTCTCCTCCGACGGCAAGATCGACCTCGCCCTGGCCATGCCGGTGGAACTGGGCGGCACCGGCCAGGGCACCAACCCGGAGCAGCTCTTCGCTGCCGGTTACGCCGCCTGTTTCGGTAGTGCCCTCGGGCTCGTCGGACGGCAGGCGAAGGTGGACGTCAGCGACGCTGCGGTGACCGCCGAGGTCGGCATCGGCAAGCAGGGCGAGGGTTTCGGGCTGAAGGTGACCCTGCGCGTCGAACTGCCCGGCACCGTGGACGAGCCGACCGGCCGCAAGCTGGTCGAGACCGCCCACCAGGTCTGCCCGTACTCCAACGCCACCCGCGGCAACATCGACGTCGAGCTCGTCATCGAGTGA
- a CDS encoding glycosyltransferase family 39 protein: protein MYAPALVMLGLGLWGLDRGGMWRDEAVSFQVARRTVPQIWQLLHDVDAVHGLYYLLVHAVLAVHPGEVVLRLPSVCAAAVTAGLVGALGSRLVRPRVGLWAGLLYAVAPMAGHYAQEGRSYALVAAGATGATLLFVRSAQGGSWWAYGAVLGVTCWLHEFAVLLLLAHAVSLVLARAGARVWRGWGCAAGAVVLALLPLVLVSRTQAAQVAWLRRPTVATAEGLLRGFLGPTAGVYWVCLGLAVAGLAGLAGRPGEVTCARVALPLAVVPPLVLMLVSQFSPLYVDRYVLYALGGAVLLVAAGADAVAGAVARSAARGTRGDCLPWRGPLSRSWLVTLAGVLAAAVSLLHQLPLLRADRNPGTRPDDLAAVSRVAGRELSPGDPVLFLPAHTRNVALTYPGAFRGVRDVALVEGARASGTLYGREVGPGELRRRLAGLDRVWVVADLDLVTGRWIPGSRTERAKLAVLNQEFWEREDTARNGVTVRLYVRRVSERPAPVPMLPRPGRW from the coding sequence GTGTACGCGCCCGCGCTGGTGATGCTCGGGCTGGGCCTATGGGGGCTCGACCGGGGTGGGATGTGGCGCGACGAGGCCGTCAGCTTCCAGGTCGCGCGCCGCACGGTGCCGCAGATCTGGCAGCTGTTGCACGATGTGGACGCGGTGCACGGTCTGTACTACCTCCTCGTGCACGCCGTGCTCGCCGTCCATCCGGGCGAGGTGGTCCTCCGGCTGCCGTCGGTGTGCGCGGCGGCGGTGACGGCCGGCCTAGTGGGCGCTCTCGGTAGCCGACTGGTCCGGCCGCGCGTCGGCCTGTGGGCCGGCCTGCTCTACGCCGTCGCCCCGATGGCGGGCCACTACGCCCAGGAGGGTCGTTCCTACGCCCTGGTGGCGGCCGGCGCCACCGGCGCCACGCTGCTGTTCGTACGATCTGCGCAGGGGGGTTCGTGGTGGGCGTACGGAGCCGTCCTCGGCGTCACCTGCTGGCTGCACGAGTTCGCGGTGCTGCTGCTGCTCGCCCACGCGGTGTCGCTGGTGCTCGCCCGGGCCGGTGCGCGGGTGTGGCGGGGCTGGGGGTGCGCGGCGGGCGCGGTCGTGCTCGCCCTGCTGCCACTGGTCCTGGTGTCGCGGACCCAGGCGGCCCAGGTGGCATGGCTGCGCAGGCCCACGGTGGCCACCGCGGAGGGACTGCTGCGGGGGTTTCTGGGGCCGACGGCAGGGGTGTACTGGGTGTGTCTGGGGCTCGCCGTGGCGGGGCTGGCGGGACTGGCCGGGCGGCCGGGGGAGGTCACCTGCGCCAGGGTGGCTCTGCCGCTGGCGGTGGTGCCGCCCTTGGTGCTGATGCTGGTGTCACAGTTCTCGCCGCTGTACGTCGACCGGTACGTGCTGTACGCACTGGGCGGGGCCGTGCTGCTGGTGGCTGCAGGAGCGGATGCGGTGGCCGGGGCGGTGGCGCGGTCGGCCGCCCGCGGTACGCGAGGGGACTGCCTGCCGTGGCGCGGCCCCCTTTCGCGGTCCTGGCTCGTCACCCTCGCCGGGGTGCTGGCCGCAGCCGTCTCCCTTCTGCACCAGCTGCCGCTGCTGCGCGCGGACCGCAACCCCGGCACCCGGCCCGACGATCTCGCAGCCGTCTCCCGGGTTGCCGGGAGGGAGCTGAGCCCCGGGGACCCGGTGCTGTTCCTACCGGCGCACACGCGCAATGTGGCCCTCACGTACCCGGGGGCGTTCCGCGGAGTCCGGGACGTGGCCCTGGTGGAGGGAGCACGCGCCTCGGGGACGCTGTACGGGCGTGAGGTCGGGCCCGGCGAACTGCGCCGCAGACTGGCCGGGTTGGACCGGGTGTGGGTCGTGGCCGACCTGGACCTGGTCACCGGCCGCTGGATCCCGGGCAGCCGCACCGAGCGCGCCAAACTCGCAGTGCTAAACCAGGAGTTCTGGGAGCGGGAGGACACGGCGCGGAACGGGGTGACCGTCCGGCTCTACGTCCGCCGGGTCAGCGAACGTCCCGCGCCTGTGCCGATGCTGCCGCGTCCAGGGCGGTGGTGA
- a CDS encoding bifunctional glycosyltransferase/CDP-glycerol:glycerophosphate glycerophosphotransferase — MPRFSIIVPSHGVAGRLSQALDSVLDQSFGDLQLIPVCDAPEAPVAGGPPCSSAVGAPGEIAAGYAERDCRVIPVHSPPSAGLSGARNAGMRAATGAYVLFLDGDDLLLPGALAALDARLTETAGVDVLYVEHERTPWWEGEPGNPAGPLLAKAPKGAFTPADLPGLTGVQVPAWSAVYRRAFLAEHELTFPEGHFTDLGWGGLATLAAGRIAVLRRVVVRHRLRRQGSRLNLPGAHQHALLDQVELVLTRAAERGLPVERTGPLFEQLFAVVLKTVSHPERLPSGHRAFFRRAGRLYRKHRPAGHRTPGGSLGVQHRLLATGAYTAFRALRGANRAAAHSGERLPRPRTLRSRLRYARDLRRPLDPGLAVYCAYWGRGYACNPAAIHAKARELAPHIRSVFLVEADQAHTVPADVEYAVIGSRRYWEVLARAKYLVNNANFAEGIVKRPGSVHLQTQHGTPLKKMGVDQSTYPVVAARSGSFAKLLGRVDRWDFNLSANRHSTQTWERAFPGSYEHLEYGYPRNDVYYTATAKDVARVRRELGVPEGKTAVLYAPTHRDHHTGFETGLDLEAFCEAAGEDIVVLLRAHYFYDQGRAGGTGRTGRIIDVTAHRCAEDVALAADALVTDYSSIMFDYANLDRPIVVYADDWEVYRETRGVYFDLTAEPPGLVVRTPQELAAVFRDGSYAGPEARALRTAFRERFCEFDDGQAAERVVRRVLLDEPPEVVPAVIPLAERIPAPAAATLVRS; from the coding sequence ATGCCCCGCTTCAGCATTATCGTCCCGTCCCATGGGGTCGCCGGCCGGCTGTCCCAGGCGCTGGATTCGGTCCTCGACCAGTCCTTCGGCGACCTGCAGCTGATCCCGGTCTGCGACGCCCCCGAGGCTCCGGTCGCGGGGGGTCCCCCCTGTTCGAGCGCAGTCGGGGCCCCGGGGGAGATCGCCGCCGGATACGCCGAGCGGGACTGTCGGGTGATCCCCGTCCACTCGCCGCCGTCCGCCGGTCTGAGCGGGGCACGCAACGCGGGGATGCGGGCGGCGACCGGCGCGTACGTCCTCTTCCTCGACGGCGACGACCTGCTGCTGCCGGGCGCGCTCGCGGCGCTGGACGCCCGCCTGACCGAGACCGCCGGCGTGGACGTGCTGTACGTCGAGCACGAGCGCACCCCCTGGTGGGAGGGCGAACCGGGCAACCCGGCCGGGCCCCTGCTCGCCAAGGCTCCGAAGGGTGCCTTCACACCCGCCGACCTGCCCGGGCTGACCGGCGTGCAGGTGCCCGCATGGAGCGCCGTCTACCGCCGCGCCTTCCTCGCCGAGCACGAACTCACCTTCCCAGAGGGTCACTTCACCGACCTTGGCTGGGGCGGACTGGCCACGCTCGCCGCCGGACGCATCGCAGTGCTACGCCGGGTCGTCGTACGACACCGGCTACGCCGGCAGGGCAGCCGGCTCAACCTGCCCGGAGCACACCAGCACGCTCTGCTCGACCAGGTGGAGCTGGTGCTGACGCGAGCGGCCGAACGCGGGCTGCCCGTCGAGCGGACCGGGCCACTGTTCGAGCAATTGTTCGCGGTGGTGTTGAAGACGGTGTCGCACCCGGAACGGTTGCCCTCCGGGCACCGGGCGTTCTTCCGCCGGGCCGGCCGCCTCTACCGGAAGCACCGGCCGGCGGGCCACCGGACGCCGGGCGGCAGCCTGGGCGTGCAGCACCGGTTGCTGGCGACGGGCGCGTACACCGCTTTCCGCGCGCTGCGCGGCGCCAACCGGGCAGCCGCACACTCCGGCGAGCGGCTGCCGCGCCCCCGCACGCTGCGGAGCCGGCTGCGCTACGCCCGGGACCTGCGCCGCCCGCTCGACCCCGGCCTCGCGGTGTACTGCGCGTACTGGGGCCGCGGCTACGCCTGCAACCCGGCCGCGATCCACGCCAAGGCCCGCGAACTCGCCCCGCACATCCGCTCGGTGTTCCTGGTGGAGGCCGACCAGGCGCACACCGTGCCGGCTGACGTCGAGTACGCGGTGATCGGCTCCCGCCGTTACTGGGAGGTACTGGCCCGCGCCAAGTACCTCGTCAACAACGCCAACTTCGCAGAGGGAATCGTCAAGCGGCCCGGCAGCGTGCACCTGCAGACCCAGCACGGCACGCCGCTGAAGAAGATGGGCGTGGACCAGTCGACGTACCCGGTGGTGGCCGCACGGTCCGGCAGCTTCGCCAAGCTGCTGGGCCGGGTCGACCGCTGGGACTTCAACCTCTCCGCCAACCGGCATTCCACCCAGACGTGGGAACGCGCCTTCCCCGGCTCGTACGAGCACCTGGAGTACGGCTATCCGCGCAACGACGTCTACTACACGGCCACCGCCAAGGACGTCGCCCGGGTCCGGCGGGAGCTGGGCGTCCCCGAGGGCAAGACGGCCGTGCTGTACGCACCGACCCACCGCGACCACCACACCGGCTTCGAGACCGGCCTGGACCTGGAGGCGTTCTGCGAGGCGGCCGGCGAGGACATCGTGGTGCTGCTGCGGGCCCACTACTTCTACGACCAGGGCCGGGCCGGGGGCACCGGCCGGACCGGCCGGATCATCGACGTGACCGCGCACCGCTGTGCCGAGGACGTGGCCCTGGCCGCGGACGCGCTGGTCACCGACTATTCGTCGATCATGTTCGACTACGCCAACCTGGACCGGCCGATCGTCGTGTACGCCGACGACTGGGAGGTCTACCGGGAGACCCGGGGCGTCTATTTCGATCTGACGGCCGAACCGCCCGGACTCGTCGTCCGCACGCCCCAGGAACTGGCCGCCGTCTTCCGGGACGGCTCGTACGCGGGCCCGGAGGCCCGTGCGCTGCGGACCGCGTTCCGGGAGCGGTTCTGCGAGTTCGACGACGGACAGGCCGCCGAGCGCGTCGTGCGACGGGTGCTGCTCGACGAACCGCCGGAGGTGGTGCCGGCCGTGATCCCGCTCGCGGAGCGCATCCCCGCCCCCGCCGCCGCGACCCTCGTGAGGAGCTGA
- a CDS encoding glycosyltransferase family 2 protein encodes MHPDPSDQPSDHQVEAAAVAVVVIGYNDRAHVGDAVRSALAQGPAVTEVIAVDDCSTDDSAELLTRLAAGEPRVRVVRREENSGGCGSPRNTGIDAVTAPYVMFLDSDDVLPPGAVDALLAAATQAGAEVTSGLCVRRELPSGREQPWQASLYAAHAVLAHPSQRPRLVHDTLCVNKLYRTGFLRAHGIRFPEGRFLYEDFVFTARVLAAGPRIALVPDTVYVWHVRRSAEQLSLSLDRGRIANWKARVEACTLAYDILLGAGQKELARAARAKFLDHEVRMYTRELGLRDAHYQREWWAHTREYLARYDATDWELNPAAPGRLIAQVILASPEPRDLPRLRELAARPARLLPPHARTPDGVPVWSTDLPQVTLAPLQTRPTGALPLTVEAQVRPRARTSLLCLRLHELYGRVAEAGPRELELHWRSREGDRTTAHMTTTLTASDADTWSAEVPVVLAAFGEGTWDLHLTLRFADGTHRDVTAHALAGADRLRRHAVPSVRHGVLLVQPYATHSGALALRMATGLHGVVKVVRGRLRRLLH; translated from the coding sequence ATGCATCCAGACCCGTCAGACCAGCCGTCCGACCATCAGGTCGAGGCCGCTGCCGTCGCCGTCGTCGTCATCGGCTACAACGACCGTGCCCACGTGGGCGATGCGGTGCGTTCCGCGCTCGCCCAGGGACCCGCGGTCACCGAGGTGATCGCGGTGGACGACTGCTCCACCGACGACAGTGCCGAACTACTCACCCGGCTGGCCGCCGGCGAGCCCAGGGTGCGGGTGGTCCGCCGGGAGGAGAACAGCGGCGGCTGCGGCAGCCCGCGCAACACCGGGATCGACGCGGTGACGGCACCGTACGTGATGTTCTTGGACAGCGACGACGTGCTGCCGCCGGGTGCGGTGGACGCGCTGCTGGCGGCGGCCACACAGGCCGGTGCCGAAGTAACGAGCGGACTGTGCGTGCGCCGGGAACTGCCCTCGGGCCGCGAACAGCCGTGGCAGGCCTCCCTCTACGCGGCCCACGCCGTCCTCGCCCATCCCTCCCAGCGCCCCCGACTGGTCCACGACACACTGTGTGTCAACAAGCTGTACCGCACCGGCTTCCTGCGCGCGCACGGCATCCGCTTCCCCGAGGGCCGCTTCCTCTACGAGGACTTCGTCTTCACCGCACGCGTCCTGGCCGCGGGACCGCGCATCGCACTCGTACCGGACACCGTGTACGTGTGGCACGTGCGCCGGTCCGCCGAGCAGTTGTCGCTCTCCCTTGACCGGGGGCGCATAGCCAACTGGAAAGCGCGCGTCGAGGCGTGCACGCTGGCGTACGACATCCTGCTGGGCGCCGGGCAGAAGGAGCTGGCGCGGGCCGCCCGGGCCAAGTTCCTCGACCACGAGGTGCGCATGTACACACGCGAGCTGGGCCTGCGCGACGCTCACTACCAACGCGAGTGGTGGGCGCACACCCGCGAATACCTCGCACGCTACGACGCCACCGACTGGGAACTGAACCCCGCCGCCCCCGGCCGCCTGATCGCCCAGGTCATCCTGGCCTCCCCCGAGCCACGCGACCTGCCCCGCCTGCGCGAACTGGCCGCCCGCCCGGCACGGCTGCTCCCGCCCCACGCCCGTACCCCCGACGGTGTGCCCGTCTGGTCCACGGACCTGCCGCAGGTCACCCTGGCCCCGCTGCAGACCCGCCCCACCGGGGCTCTGCCGCTCACGGTGGAGGCGCAGGTGCGTCCACGCGCACGCACCTCACTGCTGTGCCTGCGGCTGCACGAGCTGTACGGCAGGGTGGCCGAGGCGGGCCCGCGCGAGCTGGAACTGCACTGGCGCTCACGGGAGGGCGACCGGACGACCGCCCACATGACGACCACCCTCACGGCCTCCGACGCAGACACCTGGTCGGCCGAGGTGCCCGTCGTCCTGGCCGCGTTCGGTGAAGGCACCTGGGACCTGCACCTGACGCTCCGCTTCGCGGACGGCACGCACCGGGACGTCACGGCACACGCGCTGGCCGGCGCCGACCGGCTGCGCCGGCACGCCGTCCCCAGCGTCCGGCACGGCGTGCTGCTGGTGCAGCCGTACGCGACGCACTCCGGGGCACTGGCCCTGCGCATGGCGACGGGGCTGCACGGAGTTGTCAAGGTGGTCCGCGGCCGGCTGCGCCGGCTGCTTCACTGA
- a CDS encoding glycosyltransferase family 87 protein produces MNRHRVTSGPVLALTALWLATRTLMLWLLVHDSAPLLGGGSVTREVWRLYHHWYGVLAHGAFPTHDALWQYPPGAGAVLLAPGLLPGVTYFQAFVVLTLAVDALTAATLVRTGTRPGRSLRGAALWTGGLPLLLHIPLARYDVQVTALAVLSLLRASRSPRAGGAFAALGALVKVWPALLLLGTPRGRTTRTAWGWAAITGTACLCLLSFCFTDPLSFLREQSGRGVQIESLGGTALNLARHAGWSGRPRYQYGAIELVGPYVHVVATASLALTGLAFGLLVLWRLRARRWSEATPYDAALCAVLLFTVTSRVISPQYLIWLLGLAAVCLTSRHTGQRPVALLVLAASALSTVAFPMCYREVIAGTWTGCLLMLGRNALLAAAAALSFVRLWQSTRTSSGKNAPTTQPRPVSHRLLNRPLSIS; encoded by the coding sequence ATGAACCGTCACCGTGTCACCTCCGGCCCGGTCCTCGCCCTCACCGCCCTCTGGCTCGCCACCCGCACCCTGATGCTCTGGCTGTTGGTCCACGACAGCGCCCCCCTGCTGGGCGGGGGCTCGGTGACCCGGGAGGTGTGGCGGCTATACCACCACTGGTACGGCGTCCTCGCGCACGGCGCCTTCCCGACCCACGACGCGCTGTGGCAGTACCCTCCGGGCGCTGGCGCGGTGCTCCTGGCACCGGGCCTGCTGCCGGGAGTGACGTACTTCCAAGCGTTCGTGGTGCTGACCCTGGCCGTGGACGCGCTGACCGCCGCAACGCTGGTCCGCACCGGCACCCGTCCCGGACGGAGCCTGCGCGGTGCGGCCCTGTGGACGGGCGGGCTGCCGCTGCTGCTGCACATCCCGCTCGCCCGGTACGACGTCCAGGTCACCGCCCTGGCCGTGCTGTCCCTGCTGCGGGCGTCGCGTTCCCCGCGCGCGGGCGGGGCGTTCGCGGCGTTGGGCGCGCTGGTGAAGGTGTGGCCGGCGCTGCTGCTGCTCGGCACGCCCCGGGGGCGGACAACCCGCACGGCATGGGGGTGGGCGGCGATCACCGGAACCGCCTGCCTCTGCCTGCTCTCCTTCTGTTTCACCGATCCGCTGTCCTTCCTTCGGGAACAGAGCGGGCGCGGGGTGCAGATCGAGTCGCTCGGCGGCACGGCGCTCAACCTCGCACGGCACGCCGGCTGGTCCGGCCGGCCCCGCTACCAGTACGGCGCGATCGAACTGGTCGGCCCGTACGTGCACGTCGTCGCGACCGCCTCGCTCGCACTCACGGGACTGGCCTTCGGGCTGCTGGTGCTGTGGCGGCTGCGCGCCAGGCGCTGGAGCGAGGCCACGCCGTATGACGCGGCCCTGTGCGCGGTGCTGCTGTTCACGGTCACCAGCCGGGTCATCAGCCCGCAGTACCTGATCTGGCTGCTGGGCCTCGCCGCCGTGTGCCTCACCTCGCGGCACACCGGCCAGCGCCCGGTGGCCCTGCTGGTCCTGGCGGCTTCCGCGCTGAGCACGGTGGCGTTCCCGATGTGCTACCGCGAGGTGATCGCGGGAACCTGGACCGGCTGCCTGTTGATGCTGGGCCGCAACGCGCTGCTGGCAGCCGCCGCCGCGCTGTCGTTCGTCCGGCTGTGGCAGTCCACCCGGACATCCTCCGGAAAGAACGCGCCAACCACGCAACCCCGCCCTGTTTCCCACCGTCTTCTGAATCGACCACTAAGCATCTCCTAA